The sequence CCAGGCGTGTGAGTGCACGTAGCCGTCCAGCAGATGCTCCATCGTGGACATCATCGCGATCACGGCTGCGGCGCGAACGTTCTCGTTCAACGCCGTGGCCAGTGCCGCCCGGGCGCCGCCACCGGAGAGGCCCACCACCCCCACTCCGCCCGGGAGGACGTCCGCTCGGGAGTCGAGGAGGTCGACGGCGATGCTGTCCTCCCGCGCGACCGCACCTCCCCAGGAGGTACCCAGGATGCCGAGCAGCTTGGCCATCGCGTCCTCGTGCGGCCAGGCGTAGGCGTCATACCGGGCCGCTTCGGTGAGGATCTCACCCGCCTGTTCGCGGGCAGCGACGGCGAGTTCCCCAGCCCGGCGGGTACGGCCCGGCATGTCCTCGATCGGGATGCGGCGGCTGCCCCAGCCGAAGGCGTCCGGGACCAGTACCGCGTAGCCCCGGCGGGCCAGCTCGTTGGCATAGGGGATGCCGCCGTAGAGCTCCGCCCGGGCGGCCAAAGCGCCCGGTTCGGTGGGCCGCGGCCCGTCGGCGATCTTCTCCTTGCCGTAGTACTTCACCCCGCCATGGCAGTGCAGGGCGACCACGCCCGGCAGCGGGCGGGCCTCGCCGGCCGGGCGGAGCAGCCAGCCCACGCTCGGCGCGCCGAAGCCGACGTCCCAGCGCAGCACGGCGGCGTCCACGCCGCCGGAGGACCAGGTCGCGGCCGTCTCCGGTTCCACCCGGTCCGGTACGGGAAGTAGGCCGAGGGTGGTGCGCAATCGGGAGCGGACAGCTGCGCCGTCGGGAGTGTCGGAGGAGAACAACGGGCCGGCACTCCGGGCCAGTTCCCACAGGCCGGACAGGGAACGCAGATCGGCGGGGGAGGAGTCGGTCACGATGCTCACGCTAGTGGGCGGAGGCCGCGCTGTGGCCGGCTCGGATGCTTCGACAGATCTCAGTCGGCGACAATCTCGCCGCCACCGTCGATGTGCTCGGTGACTTCGGCGCCACCGGTGTGCCGGGTGGTGCCGGAGCCGGAGATGGAGGCGTCCAGGGTGTCGGTCGCATGGACCTCGATGTCGCCGGAGCCCTCGATGGCGGTTGCCGCGGTGGTGGCCTCGAGGCGATCGCCGTGGAACTCGCCGCTGCCCTCGATGAGCACGTCCAGGTGTTCGGCCGTTCCCTCCAGTTCGACCGAGCCGCTGCCGGAGATCACTACCCGCACCTCGTCGGCGTCGATCTCGGTGAGGTCGATGTCGCCGGAACCATCGATGTGCACGGTCAGCTGGTCGGCGGGCGCTACGACACCGGACACCGAGCCCGATCCGGCGATCTCCACCGCGTCCAGCTCCGGCAGGCTCAGCTCGTAGTCGATCGGTCCGGGGCTGTTCAGGAAGCCGCCGTCCACGTCCAGCGCCAGCACGCCGGCGCGTTCCTCGGTCTCGATCCTCTCCAGGGTGTTGCGGCCGGCCGTCACCGCCAGCGCGGGGTCGCCCGGCTGGAAAGTGACGTCGCCCGTGCCCTCGACACGCACCCCGGTTGCGCCCGCGGGTACGTCGCGATTCTCGGTGGCCGTCGGGCCGGCGGAGACGAAGCCACAGCCGGCGAGCCCCACCCCGCCCACGCCTAGCGCCAGGGCGACGGTCAGGATGCGTCGAACCATCATTGCTCCTCCTCGGAAAGTGGGCGGCCCGCCCCTCCAGCGGGCCTGGTACCACTCTGATGCTCGGGGTGTTCCCGGGGGTATCGGGGACCACCCCGGTCCAACCCTGGCTCTGGGCTCGGGGTGGCACTGAACGCCCCTCTAGAATTATTAGAGTGTGCACTCTAGTATTGGGGTCATGGAACCGACCGAGCTTCGTCAGTCTCGCGCCATTCCCGCGCTGTTCGGTGCCGGGGTGCTGGCGCTCGGCGCAGTGGTCGGGGTCGTCGCCGGCCCGGCGGCCGCCCGGCTGGTGGCCCTCATCGAGCGCACCCCGATCCCCTCACCCCGGCTGCTCGAGGTCCTCGCCGAGCTGCCCCTCGGCTGGACCCTGCCGATCGGGCTGGTGCTGGGCGCTGGGGCGGGTGTGCTGCTCGCCGGGGTGATCACCCACGAAAGTCTGAAGCTCACGGTGAGCACAGACGGTCTGGAGTACCGGCAGAAGGACCGGGAGGGCTGGCTCGACCACCACGACGTGGCGAGCGTGCATCGCGACGGACGCTACGCCGTCGTCTGCGATCGCGAGCGGGGCGTCCTTGCCCGGCTGGACGCGGACGGCCTCAGTAGCGAACGGCTCCGGGCGGCACTCCAGGCGCACGGCTATCGCTGGTTGCCAGCGGACCCGTTCGACGCCGACTACCGGCGCTGGCAGGACGGCCGCCCCGCGTTCACCGACGCCGAACACCGGCTGATCCGCAGCTGGCGCAAGGCCGGCAAGGACGAGGAGGAGCGGGCCGAGGCCGAGGTCGACCTACGCGCGGCGCACCTGGCTGTCCGGGAGCGCGATGGTCGCATCCAGGTCCGCCGCACAGGACAATCGAGACATGGCACGCACCGTCGACCCGCAACGCCATGAGGCGCGGCGGCTGCAGATCATCGACGCTGCCCTGACCGTGATCGCCGCGCGCGGCTACGAGGGTGCTACGACAGCCGCCATCTGCCGCGAGGCCCGGATCGGCTCGGGCACGTTCTTCCACTACTTCCCGACCAAGGTGGAACTACTGCTGGCGATTCTGACGTTGGGTACCGACGAGGTGAGTGAGCTCGGCGATGAGCTCGCCGGATTCGAGGATCCGCTGGCGGCGATCGGGCGGATCGTCGACCAGGCGATCGCCGACGCCGCCGACCCACGCATTGGCGGATTCGTGCTCGCCGTGGCTGCGGTGATGCACCAGCCGCAGGTGGCGGCGGCCTTGCAGGCCGATGAGGACGCCCAGGCCCGCTTGCTGGTGGACTGGCTCGCCCGCGCCCAGGAGGCGGGCCAGATCCGCACGGACCTGCCCGCCGCACGGCTCGGTTCCTGGGTGCGGCTGCTGCTGGACGGTTTTCTGGAGCGGATCGCCACCGAGGAGGGCTTCACCGCGGAGCGGGAGGCGCCGGTGCTGCGGGAGGCGGTGTTCGAGTTTCTGGCGGCCTCCTGATCCTGAAGCCCGATGGCCGGGCTCCAGAACCAGGAGGGACGGTCACGACTTGCGCGAGTTGGCGTCGATGTAGACGACCACGATGAGGATGGCGCCCTTGATGATCCATTGGAAGTAGGTGTCGATCCCCAGCAGCACCATGGCGTTCGTGATCACGCCGAGCAGCAGTGCCGCCACGATCACACCAAACACGTTCCCGCGGCCGCCGAACAGCGAGGTGCCGCCGAGGATCACCACGGTGATGATGTCGAAGAGCATCCCCTCACCGAGCGAGGCACCGCCGGACATGGTGCGGGAGGTGACCCCGATGGAAGCGAGGGTGGTCAGCACGGAGGCGATCACGAAGGCCAGCATGATGACCCAGCGGACGTTGATACCACTCAGCCGGCTGGCCTCCTCGTTGCCGCCGACGGCGTAGAACGAGCGTCCCAGTGCGGTGCGGTTGGTAAAGATCGAGCAAAGCACCGCGATGATCACCATCGCGTAGACGGGCACCGGGATCATGAAGAGGTAGCCCATCCCGAAGTAGTTGAACCAGCTCGGCAGACCGCCGATCGGCAGCCCGCGCGAGTACAGGTACGCCACGCCCATCAGCACGTTCATCATCACCAGCGTGCAGATGAACGCAGGCACCTTCCCCAGCACCACCACCACACCGTTGACCAGGCCGATCACGATGGACAGGGCCAGGACGGCGAGGACGGAGGCCCACATCGGCCACGAGTGGTTCGCGACCAGGCCGGCGAGGAGCACGGACGTCAGTCCGATCGAGGACCCGACGGAGAGGTCCAGCTTGGCGACGAGGATGACGAAGAACTGGCCCAGTCCGGCAATGGCCAGGAACGAGACTTGGCGGGCAATGTTCAGCAGGTTGCCGAGGTCCCGGAAGCCGTCGATCGCGATCGAGCAGATGAGCACGAGGGCGACGAACAGGACGACGATCATCCACTCGTTCGCGTACCGCTGCACGGTGGCGGCCAGTGGCGCTCGTCGGGTCGCAGTCAGTGTTGGAGACGTCATAGCAGTCAGATCCCTAGAATTCCGGCGGTGATAGTGGGCTGGTCCTTGCGCGCGCCAGTCACGACATCGCGGACCTTTCCCTCGTAGAGGATGTAGACGCGGTTCGAGAGCCCGATCAGCTCTTCGACCTCGGGTGAGACCAGCAGCACGGCCTTTCCTGCTGCCGTCAGCTCGGTGATCAGCTCGTAGATCGCCGACTTGGCACCGACGTCGATGCCGCGGGTGGGCTCGTCCATCAGGAAGATGTCGGTGTCGGCGAGCAGCCACTTCGCGATGACGACCTTCTGCTGGTTGCCGCCGGAGAGGCTGAGGATCCCCTGGGTGAGGGACCGGTACTTGAGCCCGAGCTTCGCCAAGATGGCTCGCGCTGCCGTGTTTTCCTGGCGGCGAGAGACGAACGGGCCGGTGGAGAACTTCCGGATCGCCGACAGGCTCGCGTTGCGGCCGACGCTGAGCGCGCCGTTGACACCGAGCGACTTGCGGTCGTCGGGAATGTAGCCGAGTCCGTGGGCGATCGCCTTGCGCGGTGTCAACCGGGTCAGTCGCTTGCCCTTGACCGTGATCGTTCCCTTCTCCAGGGCGTAGTCGCCGAACAGCGCGCGCAGCAGCTCTGTCTTGCCCGCGCCGACCAGACCGGCTACGCCCACGACCTCGCCGGCGTTTACGGTCAGACCGACGTCGGTGAAGCTGTCGCTGGTCAGCTCGGAGACCTCCAGCAGGGGGACTGGTTGAGGCGAGGCGATCGGTGGGAAGACCGAGTCGAGCGGCCGGCCGGCCACCAGCTCGACGAGGCGATCCTTGGTGAGGCCGGCGACGTTCCCGTTCTCGACGTGCTCGCCATCGCGCAGCACCGTGTAGGTGTCACAGATCTCGAAGATCTCGTCCAGCCGGTGCGAGATGTAGATGATGCCCTTGCCGGCCGCTTTGAGGCGACTGATGATCGCCATGATCTTCTCGATGTCCTCTTCCGGCAGCACTGCGGTCAGCTCGTCGAGGACGATCAGCGAGGCGTCGGAGGCGAGCGCCCGGGCCAGTTGGACGAACTGCTTCTCCACCGTCCGCAGATCCTTCACCCGCGCGTTCAGGGGCATCGTGACGCCGAGGTCGTCCAGTAGCTCGGCAGCACGGGCACGCTGTGCTGCGCGGTCGACGAACGGGCCACGGGTGAGGTACTTGCCCATGAAGATGTTCTCGACGACGGTGAGCTCGGGGGCGAGCTGCAGCTCCTGGTGGACCGCTGCGATGCCACGCTTCTGGCTGTCGGCCACATCGAAGTGCGGCGACATGACCTCCCCGCCGATGAGCACCTCACCGGAGGTTCGGGAGTACTCCCCGATGACGCATTTGCACAGGGTCGACTTGCCTGCCCCGTTCTCGCCGACCAGGGCGTGGCACTCGCCCGCTCCGACGGTGAACGAGACCCGCTTCAGCGCATCGACTCCGGGGAAGGACTTGCTCAGCTCGCGGACCTCCAGGATCGGCACGGCCGGTGCTGCGCGCCGGTCGGTGGCCAGTTCCGCGGTCATGCCTTCTCTCCCTCGAGCCACAGCCAGCCCAGCGCTTCGATCCCGGAGGAGACGACGCTGTCGTCGGTGGCTTCAGGGTGCAAGACGTTCCCGATCAGCCGGTTCAGCTCGTGGTAGGGGTACATCGAGCTCTTCACGCCGGTGAAGTTCACCGGGAGGATGTCGAAGAACATCTCTTTGACGATGTCGAAGTCGGCCTCGTTCAGCTCCAGGATCCGGTGCAGGAGTTCACGCTTGCGCTCCGGATCTTCTCCCTGCTCGTAGTCGAGCGAGGTGAGTGCCATGTCGTAGATGACGCGGTTGCGACGCTGCGCATTGCGCAGCCGCTCGAAGTGCGGCACCCACCGGCTCAACCTCGCCTCGGCGCGCAGTTCGCTCTCCACGGCCTCGATACTGGCCAGGAGCGAGGGATGTGCCTCGATCGCGCGCCTGATCGCCGGCCGATCGCCTTCGGCGAGCACATTCGACTGGAACGGGAACGGCGTGGTGTACAGGGCGAGTTGGCTCTCGTGGATGGTGAGCATGCCCTGCAGGATCGCCAGGACCCGATCGCCGAGGTCCGTACCGAACTGCGCGCGGCACACTCGGCTGAAGAACTCCGCCTGGTCCATCCGCGAGCCCCAGGCATAGTTCGCATGGGCCCACTGGTGCATGAACAGCCCGGCCCACTCGAACATGTACCCGTTCACCCCGTGCACACCGTGCTGCACGCTGCCGACGTGCTGTTCGATGTCCCGCTCGATGGTCTGCACGTTCGCCTCGTCGGAGTACCGCAACAGGTTCGACTCGAACGTCCGGTACAGCCGGCCCATCGTCGACGTGATCGAGTTCGACTCGGTGTCCCGGCCCCAGATGCGGTGCGCGCCGAAGGCCTCCACCCACTTGGTGAACTCGGCCTCCGGCACGTACAGGCCTGGTGCCCAGAACAGCACCACATCGTCGGGAATCGTCTCGGCCACCTCTCGTAGCCACTGCGGATCCTTCTCCAGCGGTGGTTGCCGGAATGCACGGATGCCGACGACGATGTCTGCCTTGACGCTGCGTACCTCACGGTAGATCTGATGCAGCAGGTCGAGGTTCGCGGCGTGCTTGGCCTCGCCCGGGGAGACGTTCTGGCCGCCCCACCGTGCCTGGCACCGATCGCACTGGCAGAACCAGAAGCCTTCTTCGCTCTCCTCCAGGGCGTAGCCGTCGAAGCCGAGCTCGGCGATCCTGCGCATGGCCGCGAGGATGTAGTCCACGGTCTCCGGGTCGGACAGGCAGGCAGAGTCGAAATCGTTGAGGAAGCCACTGCCGACCGGGGGGATCATTCGCTTCTCGGGGTGCGCGATCGTCCAGCCGCCGTTGTAGGAGTTCAGGCCGACGTAGGCGAACAGCTTCACACCATAGGTATGGGCGTACTCGAGGAGTTCGGGCAGGAAGTCTGCTGCGATGTTCGGGTGGGAGAACTTGATGTCCAGGAACCGATTGACTTCCTTCGCCCAGACCTTCATCGGGATGTCCTGATAGACCGTCTCGGGGTAGCCCTCGAGCGCAAATGGCCAGTACCCGTACATCACCATGTTCAGCTGGTTGATCTTGCCGTCCAGGCAGGTACGGATGTAGGCCTTCCAGTCCTCGAGGCCCCACAGCTGCATGTCGAAGCCCATCCGGCCATAGCCGGCGTACCAGGAGAACGTCGGGGCGACGGCCCGCACGGGAACGTCCGGATAGTCCACCACCTGGCACTGCGGCAGTTGGAGCGCCGTCCGGCCGGGGTGGTGGGTTCGGGTGTAGTCGGCGATCACCTTGAGGGTGCTCAGTCCGTGTACCAGACCGGCCCTGGTCCCGGTGTGCAGCGTCGTGGCGGACTCGGTGATCTCCAGGACGTAGCCCTGCTGTGCGAAGAGTTCCAGCTTCGCCTGGTCCACGTCCCAGGCCGCCGGGTCGAACGCCACGATTCGGAGCCGATAGCCGGAGCCGGTGACGTCGGCGTGGTCGGCCAGCCGTTCGGTGACGATCGCCGAGATCTCTGCAGCCGATACGTCCGGCAGGCTGTCGTGGGACAGCGCGATGGTCTCGATCTCGACGGTGACCTGGTCGTCGTCCCGGATCTGCTGGGGTTCGGGGAAAATGTCGATCATGCCAACTCCAAAGTGGTCGCAGAGCGTGCGGGCGGACGGTTAGCCGATCCAGTCCCAGGACTGCCAGTCGGTGTCGTCGATGGTGTCCGGGGTGATTGCTTCGGGCTCCGGGAGCTCGGTCTGCTCGGGCAGGTCCTCACCTTCGGCCATCGACTGCCACAGGGCGTCCATGGCGGTGTAGCCGAGCTCCACCGGGTCCTGGAGGACTTCCCCGAGCCAGGACGGGTTACCGTCCTGGATGTACTGCAGGACCTCGCGATCCCCGCCGATACCGACGAAGCCCATCTCTTCGGCGCGTCCGGCGCCGACGGCGGCGTTGTACGCGCCCAGAACCTCGGCATCGTTGTGGCCGGCCACCACGTCGATCGAGTCTTCCCGCTGAAGCACGTTCGCCATCAGGTCCTGTGCGGAGTTCCGGTCGGCCGCCCCCGTGTCGCCCTCGTCGATGATGGTCGCATCCGGATACTCGGCGAGCACCGTGTCCGTGAAGCCCTCCAACCGGGCCGCGCTCGCCTCGCCGGACGTCGGCACGGAGATGTACACGATGGTCGGATCCTCGATGTTCTCGGCCTGTAGGTGCTCGACCGCCACCTGCCCCGCCACCTCGCCGAGGGCGACCATGTCGTGTCCGACGAACGTGTTCCACACGGCGTCCTCCGGGGTGGACGGCTCCTGGGGGTAGTCGCCGACAACGAACTGGGTTCCCTCGCGCCCGTGCAGATCCACCATGGTCGGGATGATGGCGGTGGAGTCGGTCGGGAATACGACGATCCCCTGCGCCCCGGCAGCCACGAGGTTCTCCAGGTTCTGGATATTCGTCTGAATGTCCTGCTGGCTGTCCTCGAACTGGAACCTCACGTTCGCGTCCGGGTGTTCCTCCCCCCACTGCTCCATGCCCTGCTGGGCACCCAGGAACCATGCGTACTGGAGCGTGAACAGGCTGCCGCCGATGAGGGTCTCGTCCTCACCGAACACATGGTCGCCGGCAGCCGCTCCAGACTCCTCATTCGCCAGCGGATCCTGAGTGGCATTGCTGCATGCGGCGAGCATCGCGCTGGCTGCCAGCGCCGCGATTGCGAGAGTGCGCTTCTTCATCGTGCTTCTCCTATCCGGTCCGGAATCTCCTGTGATTCCGCTGTGTGGTTCGAACTCTGGTCATCGGTCAGCACGGCGAGGGCGTCGATCTCGACGAGCATCTCGTCGAGCGGTAGGCCCACCATCACCGTGGTGCGGGCCGGGGGAACGCCGTCGCCGAGGTGTGTGGCCATGAACTCCTCGTAGGCACTGTTCATCGGCGCGAAGTGGGAGCGGTCGGTCAGGTAGACGCGAAGCATGATCAGGTCGCTGACGTCGGCACCACCGGACCGGAGGATGTCGCGCACCCGCTCCAACGTGGCGGTGGTCTGGGCGCCGACGTCGTCGGGGTGCAGCACCGTGCCGCTGCCGGCGTCGAGTGGGCCCTGCCCAGCAACCTGGACGATGTTTCCGGCGCGGACGCCTGCGGAGAAGCTGGACAGTGGGGCGGGAGCTAGTGCCGTGGTCAGGGGGAGTCGGTCGGTCATGATGCTCCTTATCTGGTCGGGGGAAGCGGTTCTTCTGGTGCCAGGGCGCCGTGTCGGAAGCGGGCGACGAGGCCGTCACGATGCTGGTAGTGCACGACGTCCCCCTTCTGTTCGGCACGGCTGTAGCCATCCGGTTCCGCGGTTGCGGGGATGGCGAACGCGAAGGCGTCGTCGTCGGGCGAGCGGCGCATCCACCGGATGGTGTGGGTCAGGTCGCCGACGTAGTGCTCGACGACGTCGCTCGAGGCGTCCGGGTGCACTTGTCGGCTGGTGCGCCACCCATCGACGCCGGTCCGCAATGGCACGGTCTGCACCAGTTCGGGAGTGACTCGGCGGCCCGGTGCGAGGAGTGCTGACGTCGGGGCGCGCGGGGTGCCTGTCCCGTCCCGGGTGGTGATCGACTGACCGGGGGAGAGCTCCTCGTCCAGATGTCCGCCGATCGCGGGGCGGAAGTTCAGATGGGCGAGATACATCAGCGGTGCGGGGTCGCCGCTGAGATTGGTGAGACGGACCACCGAGTCCATCAGTCCGCTGCCGGCGGCGATCGTCAACTCGAGCTGGGCGGAGAACCAGGGGCCGAAGGCGACTCGGTG is a genomic window of Ruania zhangjianzhongii containing:
- a CDS encoding alpha/beta hydrolase family protein: MTDSSPADLRSLSGLWELARSAGPLFSSDTPDGAAVRSRLRTTLGLLPVPDRVEPETAATWSSGGVDAAVLRWDVGFGAPSVGWLLRPAGEARPLPGVVALHCHGGVKYYGKEKIADGPRPTEPGALAARAELYGGIPYANELARRGYAVLVPDAFGWGSRRIPIEDMPGRTRRAGELAVAAREQAGEILTEAARYDAYAWPHEDAMAKLLGILGTSWGGAVAREDSIAVDLLDSRADVLPGGVGVVGLSGGGARAALATALNENVRAAAVIAMMSTMEHLLDGYVHSHAWLMMNPGIGRVADWPDIAAARRPRPLFVGYAERDGLFPLAGMRAADELIAARYTAAGARDAYRSVFVDAPHSFPPALQQQVGEFFDEVFTS
- a CDS encoding sugar ABC transporter substrate-binding protein, whose product is MKKRTLAIAALAASAMLAACSNATQDPLANEESGAAAGDHVFGEDETLIGGSLFTLQYAWFLGAQQGMEQWGEEHPDANVRFQFEDSQQDIQTNIQNLENLVAAGAQGIVVFPTDSTAIIPTMVDLHGREGTQFVVGDYPQEPSTPEDAVWNTFVGHDMVALGEVAGQVAVEHLQAENIEDPTIVYISVPTSGEASAARLEGFTDTVLAEYPDATIIDEGDTGAADRNSAQDLMANVLQREDSIDVVAGHNDAEVLGAYNAAVGAGRAEEMGFVGIGGDREVLQYIQDGNPSWLGEVLQDPVELGYTAMDALWQSMAEGEDLPEQTELPEPEAITPDTIDDTDWQSWDWIG
- a CDS encoding RidA family protein, whose protein sequence is MTDRLPLTTALAPAPLSSFSAGVRAGNIVQVAGQGPLDAGSGTVLHPDDVGAQTTATLERVRDILRSGGADVSDLIMLRVYLTDRSHFAPMNSAYEEFMATHLGDGVPPARTTVMVGLPLDEMLVEIDALAVLTDDQSSNHTAESQEIPDRIGEAR
- a CDS encoding head GIN domain-containing protein, translated to MVRRILTVALALGVGGVGLAGCGFVSAGPTATENRDVPAGATGVRVEGTGDVTFQPGDPALAVTAGRNTLERIETEERAGVLALDVDGGFLNSPGPIDYELSLPELDAVEIAGSGSVSGVVAPADQLTVHIDGSGDIDLTEIDADEVRVVISGSGSVELEGTAEHLDVLIEGSGEFHGDRLEATTAATAIEGSGDIEVHATDTLDASISGSGTTRHTGGAEVTEHIDGGGEIVAD
- a CDS encoding ABC transporter permease; translation: MTSPTLTATRRAPLAATVQRYANEWMIVVLFVALVLICSIAIDGFRDLGNLLNIARQVSFLAIAGLGQFFVILVAKLDLSVGSSIGLTSVLLAGLVANHSWPMWASVLAVLALSIVIGLVNGVVVVLGKVPAFICTLVMMNVLMGVAYLYSRGLPIGGLPSWFNYFGMGYLFMIPVPVYAMVIIAVLCSIFTNRTALGRSFYAVGGNEEASRLSGINVRWVIMLAFVIASVLTTLASIGVTSRTMSGGASLGEGMLFDIITVVILGGTSLFGGRGNVFGVIVAALLLGVITNAMVLLGIDTYFQWIIKGAILIVVVYIDANSRKS
- a CDS encoding sugar ABC transporter ATP-binding protein, which gives rise to MTAELATDRRAAPAVPILEVRELSKSFPGVDALKRVSFTVGAGECHALVGENGAGKSTLCKCVIGEYSRTSGEVLIGGEVMSPHFDVADSQKRGIAAVHQELQLAPELTVVENIFMGKYLTRGPFVDRAAQRARAAELLDDLGVTMPLNARVKDLRTVEKQFVQLARALASDASLIVLDELTAVLPEEDIEKIMAIISRLKAAGKGIIYISHRLDEIFEICDTYTVLRDGEHVENGNVAGLTKDRLVELVAGRPLDSVFPPIASPQPVPLLEVSELTSDSFTDVGLTVNAGEVVGVAGLVGAGKTELLRALFGDYALEKGTITVKGKRLTRLTPRKAIAHGLGYIPDDRKSLGVNGALSVGRNASLSAIRKFSTGPFVSRRQENTAARAILAKLGLKYRSLTQGILSLSGGNQQKVVIAKWLLADTDIFLMDEPTRGIDVGAKSAIYELITELTAAGKAVLLVSPEVEELIGLSNRVYILYEGKVRDVVTGARKDQPTITAGILGI
- a CDS encoding DUF4432 family protein; the encoded protein is METAELRLDAWSLENGIEVLEIHNGVGRVTVLPFVGQQIWDAHFHGRPLTMRHSFDHPVATTEYLHNNGAYLIHCGGSAMGNPGPHDRHPLHGELPNARLDSASLRWSPSTDTAGETVTIVSTLTHRVAFGPWFSAQLELTIAAGSGLMDSVVRLTNLSGDPAPLMYLAHLNFRPAIGGHLDEELSPGQSITTRDGTGTPRAPTSALLAPGRRVTPELVQTVPLRTGVDGWRTSRQVHPDASSDVVEHYVGDLTHTIRWMRRSPDDDAFAFAIPATAEPDGYSRAEQKGDVVHYQHRDGLVARFRHGALAPEEPLPPTR
- a CDS encoding YqeB family protein → MEPTELRQSRAIPALFGAGVLALGAVVGVVAGPAAARLVALIERTPIPSPRLLEVLAELPLGWTLPIGLVLGAGAGVLLAGVITHESLKLTVSTDGLEYRQKDREGWLDHHDVASVHRDGRYAVVCDRERGVLARLDADGLSSERLRAALQAHGYRWLPADPFDADYRRWQDGRPAFTDAEHRLIRSWRKAGKDEEERAEAEVDLRAAHLAVRERDGRIQVRRTGQSRHGTHRRPATP
- a CDS encoding TetR/AcrR family transcriptional regulator; this encodes MARTVDPQRHEARRLQIIDAALTVIAARGYEGATTAAICREARIGSGTFFHYFPTKVELLLAILTLGTDEVSELGDELAGFEDPLAAIGRIVDQAIADAADPRIGGFVLAVAAVMHQPQVAAALQADEDAQARLLVDWLARAQEAGQIRTDLPAARLGSWVRLLLDGFLERIATEEGFTAEREAPVLREAVFEFLAAS
- a CDS encoding glycoside hydrolase family 20 zincin-like fold domain-containing protein gives rise to the protein MIDIFPEPQQIRDDDQVTVEIETIALSHDSLPDVSAAEISAIVTERLADHADVTGSGYRLRIVAFDPAAWDVDQAKLELFAQQGYVLEITESATTLHTGTRAGLVHGLSTLKVIADYTRTHHPGRTALQLPQCQVVDYPDVPVRAVAPTFSWYAGYGRMGFDMQLWGLEDWKAYIRTCLDGKINQLNMVMYGYWPFALEGYPETVYQDIPMKVWAKEVNRFLDIKFSHPNIAADFLPELLEYAHTYGVKLFAYVGLNSYNGGWTIAHPEKRMIPPVGSGFLNDFDSACLSDPETVDYILAAMRRIAELGFDGYALEESEEGFWFCQCDRCQARWGGQNVSPGEAKHAANLDLLHQIYREVRSVKADIVVGIRAFRQPPLEKDPQWLREVAETIPDDVVLFWAPGLYVPEAEFTKWVEAFGAHRIWGRDTESNSITSTMGRLYRTFESNLLRYSDEANVQTIERDIEQHVGSVQHGVHGVNGYMFEWAGLFMHQWAHANYAWGSRMDQAEFFSRVCRAQFGTDLGDRVLAILQGMLTIHESQLALYTTPFPFQSNVLAEGDRPAIRRAIEAHPSLLASIEAVESELRAEARLSRWVPHFERLRNAQRRNRVIYDMALTSLDYEQGEDPERKRELLHRILELNEADFDIVKEMFFDILPVNFTGVKSSMYPYHELNRLIGNVLHPEATDDSVVSSGIEALGWLWLEGEKA